Within the Paramormyrops kingsleyae isolate MSU_618 chromosome 2, PKINGS_0.4, whole genome shotgun sequence genome, the region acagacacacacaggcacacagagatacacagacacaaacaggcacacagagatacacagacactATGACATGCTGTCTATGACCCTATGCTGTGTAGCACCACCCAGAGGGGCTGCTTTTGATTGCCAAAGGCTCTCTTGTCAGTAGCCATATTGCCTGTAGGGGGCAATGTAACAGTGGTGGCAGAGCTGCACATATAGAACCTGTGAAAGCACATTCACTGACCTGCTAGAGGTCCACTGACTCGCTGCAGGTTTCCCAAGATCTTCTGGCCAAGCAGGTGGATTAATCGCGTCACCACCTGTGACAGGGAGTCTGAGCAGGTGAGAGCGGGATCGGACAGATCGGTTTGGAGATTGATGCCAGAATGCAATCACAGGTCAGGGGGGTCGTACCTGTGGGTAACGCCTCTTGATGGAGCTAAGTGCCCCCTCTGGGAATTTGGCCAATTCAGAGTCCCGCACCGCGTGTACCGTGGTGGCCCGGTTCTGATGGGTCAGCGTCTCCACCTGCGTGAGACCAGAAGGAATGCAGTAGGGATTTGGATGTCTCTCTCCGCCAAACAGTGTGACTCAGTCTTCAAaatcagttcaattcaattcaatttcaattcaaattcaattcaattcaatttcaattcacattcaaattcaaattcaaattcaaattcaaattcaatttcaattcaattaaaatcattctagttcagttcagttcaattcaatataatttttatatagtgcatttttacatcacactgcctcaaagcactttacattgtccctgcccaaagcccccaggtGGTGACTTTGGCAAGAAagaactccctagaaggaagaaaccttgggaggaatccgactcaaagggggagcccatcctccagggggcagcagaggaagccctaaccctaaccagacccaaagggggagcccatcctccagggggcagcagaggaagccctaaccctaaccagacccaaagggggagcccatcctccagggggcagcagaggaagcccaaaACTGCAAATGCTCTATGGACTGTAGCACATACACAAAAGGGGGGCCATTGATCTGGCCTCAAAGCTGTGTGCTTTCCAGCCTTAGCAGTTTTTGTTAAAAGTAATGGAAATGTTTCAGAACAATCTCTCAACAGAGTTATACTCAGTGGGTGTATAGACAATAACGGTAGCATGTGGAAATAGGAAAACGCGGAATAGTGGTAGTTGCCAGTACCCCGTCACCTGACACAGCGACCAACACCGGCTTCTCACACACTGTGCTGTGTGGCATCGCTCTCAGGGGTGGCCTGGAAGTGTACGCGTGGGCATGTGCTGGAAAGGGCATAAAAGGAAATTGCCCATGGGGCAACGAATTAGCAAACCACTGGGGCAAACCCCCCACCATCGTGGCAAAGTAAAATCGAGGAgtggttggggggaggggggggcagcctgcCTGGGACGCCACCTGTCTGTGTTTGCAGCCATGCCTTGGGTGCCGGCTCTCACCACGCCGATGAGGTCTCCTCGCCCGTACTCCCCAATCAGCTCCTTCTTGCCGCTCTCCTTCATGATGACAGAGCGCAGGCGGCCGCTCAGGACAATGAAGGTGCAATTGGACTTATCATCCTGCctgaagaagggggggggggtgcgaaAATTAAAGAAGTCAGGCGACCGCGGGGACACCAGCAAACATTTCCGGTGCTTACCTGTAGAGGGCGCGTCCAGCCTCTACCGCCATCCAATCCAGCGCAAAGTCGATCTGCCGGACGAACGGGGAGACCCTCTGCACCACGGAGTGGGCCATGGTCAGGACCACGCCAGGCTCGGCTCTCATGATGCTGGAAGTGGACACGCAGACGCAGACACGCAGAcgcagacacgcagacacatggTGTGGTGAAACTGAAAACAGCCCAGAACACATGCTGGAGCAGATGATAAAACGCAAACATGCACTTTGAGACCTGCActatgaacacacacacacacacacacacacacacacacacacacacacacactcacacacagcatCTCCACCCTGAATAGAATCCCTGCAGCTCCAGTTTCAGCGGCTCTGGCCCACTGGCTACGCACTGGTAGAAGTTGGCCTTGGTGATGGACAGGAAGCTGCAGTCCCGTTGCGCCCTCACGCTGAAGATAAGCGGCTCCCCCGTCAGCACCGCCAGCTGGCCCACCATCTCGCCAGGGTGCGCCACAAACAGGCACGTGTCCTCGTCGCGGTCGATGACGCGCTGGTAGACGTGCAGCAGGCCCGAGATCACGAACTGCACGCTCATGtcctggacacacacacacacacacaggtttgtaattatatgtttgtggggactctccattcatttctatggagaaaactctaatcccaaacaaacaaaatacgatacttttggcatttttcgttttttgattgcattcatctTTCTGGTGGCCTGAAATatggcccccacaatgtcaaagtaataggtttttattacattgtggggggtTTGCGGTTCCCACAAAGTAATACAGTgaggaaaataagtattgaCCGTAtcaacatttttctcagtaaatatatttctattgGGGCTACTGACATGAAATTTACACCAGATGTCGGTAACAATCCAAGTAATACACACatgcaaagaaagaaaaaagaaagaaaatgcttATTTTCTGTATAAAGATAatccagatacacacacagccaaagAAGCAGTTCATTATTTACAGTATCCAAAGCGATGAACAAGGGCAGGTGGTTatgggcctcgctcaggggcccagtggtgacatcactctgccgaatGAGGGATTTCACCAAGCCAGTATCAAAGAGTCAAACCAGCAACCACAGGCACAGGCACTTACTGGGCCAGTGAAAGGCCTGACAGCCCCAGGAAATACAGCCGGGTGTCAGATGAGCATGTGAGGCGAGTTACTCTGAGGCAGGCAGCCGTACTAGTCAGGTGTGTATCAAATAAGCCTGAAATCCCTCTGACCTGGTCACCCTGCTTTGCCAGCACAGAGCCCGACTTGACGTGACGCAGGTCCACACGGCCCTCCAGGACACTGGCATCCTGATTGAGGCAGAGACACAAACAGATGGGCTGGTATAACATCAGAGGAGCAGACAGAGGGCTTGACGCcaatgtatatgtatatatacacagacaAGCTCTCACTCTCAGCTGTAAGAAGTTAAGGAGGTCCTTCTTCGCTGCCTGGAAGATGGCGTTAATTCTGCTGTGATGGAAGATGTGCTCACGCTGCCCCCTGGTGTCAGCGTAGTGGAACAGGGAAGCAGGGGTGTGCTGCATGTTTATGCTCTTTTTCAGGATGGACTTAGACgacagaggaagaggagaggaagaagGAGAGAGCGAGACGGAGAGacagtgagacagagagagagggagggtgtTCACCAGGAAGTTTCTGTGAAGATGATGAAAAGCCTCACAAGGGAGGCCAAGCCTATGGGTCAGTTTTTAGAGTTACCCTGTGTATGGGGCTGGAGGGCACATCCTCGAGAGGGGCATCGGCTCGCTCGCACACCATGCTGACATCAGCGCCAGGAGCTGCTGCAGGTCACAGAACGACAGGCGGGACTGAACGCGCTCATGTCACCAGAGCCACAGGGTGAGGCTACGCAGCGACATGCACAGGCGTGTGTGTCTACGGACGGGTAAGCAGACTGAACGGGCTGACAGAGACTCGGAGCGTGAAGGCGCTCTAGCGGGTACCTTCTTACAGCTAAAACGGCACAGCGCTCCCACTCACCTGGCTGTCTCCGGAAGGCCCTGGCAGGGCTGCCCTCCCCCATAACGGTGGCTACTGACACCAGTGGGACGGCCTGGCTCTCCTGGAGGAGGCAGAGAGCCATGAGCCTCCCTCCACACAGGCACCATAACACGTGGCCCCTCCCACACCCTGTTCACAATCAGAATACACTAATACACCAAAAAGTACGGGGAATTCAATTTGGCGCAGGCGATAGAATGTGGCGTCCGATTAAACATGCAGCTGagacaaacagaaaaacacaaaaaaaaacacaattaaaagaatttaaaaataaataaaaaatataaacaagCAAACTACTGTACTTTAACAAGACCAACAATTGCTAATTGGCATTAGCCACATAAATTGACTACAAAATGGGAAGATCATGGCTGTAATAGCAGGGGAGGGTCACCGTGGGCATCCAGCCTCAGAACAAGCCCCCCGGCACCTAAAATTATGCTCATAAGCCTGTATCCTTCTCCTGTGATCGGGACCCAAATGCTGAGCTATGCCATCTCACCGGGTTGAAGAGCTCGCTGGTCAGGCCCAGGTAGTTGTGCAGAGCCAGGAAGGTGACCCTCTGGAGACGCACCATGATGATCTGAACCCAGCAGAGCGACAACAACAGCAAGCAACAGTCAAAACCAAGAGTGggatggcgccccctgctggtgcaaCAGTCAAAACCAAGTGTGggatggcgccccctgctggtgcaaCAGTCAAAACCAAGTGTGggatggcgccccctgctggtgcaaCAGTCAAAACCAAGAGTGggatggcgccccctgctggtgcaaCAGTCAAAACCAAGAGTGggatggcgccccctgctggtgcaaCAGTCAAAACCAAGTGTGggatggcgccccctgctggtgcagctcacccccccccccccccccgatggaaACTGGAGCCATGAGGAACCTTCTGGAAGGCTTTTCCTCTTTACAGAAGGCTGGGGCATGACGGGGCAGTAAGGCGCTCTGTGGGGCAGAGCGGGCTGCCCTCATGTTCAGTAAGTAACAGAGGCAGGATGCAGCATATTACAGCGACAGTGTGAAATCTTCTGTTTTTGAGAGAAAATAAACTAATTCCGTGGCCCTGTTTAGTTTAGGTGCAACATCCACATGGAGGTAAAGTGAAGGTGTGAATGGAGCCACTGGCTGGCTAATTACGATCTAACTGCCCCAACACGTGCTGAGTGAGATGCGGCACTGCGAGCGGCACTGCGAGCGGCACTGCGAGCGCACCTGAATTACGCGTATAAGGGTGTCCGGGTACTTCTCAAAGACAGCCTGGAAGGCGGTCACTGGCAGGCGGAGCACCGTGCAGCGTGATGCAGCCCGGGCCGACACCGTCTTATACGGGGCAACGTAGCCCTGGGGTGAGAGGATGACAGGGCAGCCATGACAGCCAACAAGAAGCACAGAAGAAGAGCAAAGCTCCCGCTTGCTAGACAGCAGACATCGTTCATCAGTGATTATTGTACACTACACGCTACCTAATGCTAATGGTGTAGTACAGTGAAGAGTGTTCATTGGTTTATTCTGTCTTGCTGTCAGTTGATCTATTCTATCTTAATAATGTTGTATTGTACCACAACACACCTGCGTAAAGTGCCTTGGGCTGGTTGTaatgaaaggcgctatataaaaacacATTGAACTGAACAGAATATACGACAGAAGCCATCACAGCATGGAAAACACAGCTCCACCTGTCATGGACTACATTGACACGCAACGTGCCGGATGTGTGGCAGATGACCATGAGCGTAGAGCATGGTGGAGGAGAGATGAGGCCGCCGACTCACGGTGATGACGTCCAGAACGCTGAGCAGGCTATGGACGCTGTCTCCAGGGAGCACCTCCTTCACCACCACGTCTGTGCCGTCCTGCCAGGAGCAGGAGAAAACATCTCCCTCAATCCAGCATTATCGCTAGTTAGCATAAGGTGCCACAGAACCACGCCGCGCTCACATTCTCACGGATGCAGAGCTCCAGGCGGCCATCTTGAACCACGTAGATGCTGTCGTCCGTCTCGCCGGGTTGGAAGAGGTTCTCGCTCTCCTGTAGCTCCACAAACACCATGTGGCGGCACAACTCCAGGAAGACTGGCTTCTCGAAGTGGCCCAGCACCCTGGCCACCATTGGAGAGAGCCTCGGCAGTCAACCACATTGGCAGGAGCAGGATGCTATATAGTGTcttccagcaggtggcgctcaCCTCACGTTCTTCAGCATGTAGAGCACCTCCAAGGGCAAGCGGGAGTTCTGGACATCAAACTCTGTCAGGTCGGCCTCCAACAGCGAGGAGGGGGGCTCCTTGGGCTCCAGGCTGGGGGGCTCTCTCCGTATCCGCAAGATCCTATGGCAGAAGGGCCTCACATTCAATGGCAAGACTAATAGCCGCAGCCAAGACACCGGCGTGTGGATGTGCCAGCGTTCAGCTCTCGCTGTGTATATGTACGTGAAGTGTGAAACTCACTGGTGGGCTATAGACATGACTTTTGCTCTCTTTCGGAGCCTCTGCCGCGATGCTGAGCTCAAGTTAGGAGAGGCAGAAGATAAGGTCTGTACCTGCAGgggtgagaaagagagagagcatgcagcAGCATGAGCGGATATTGCAGATGGGGCCCATCAGCTCTCTGCTGCCCTCTAGGGGAGCCAGTCTTGCAAGTGCAATCAGACAAAAATGTAGATTTTGCCAGTCACCTTTCTCATTATCTTCCTGCCATAGAAGAGCATCTTGTCTCTTTTCCGGAAGCGATAATGGGGAACGTTTGGCTGCTGATCTTCTGAGCACAAATCACACATAAAACATAGAGGTATACAAGGTTAAGGCTGCACTTTCAACTTATACAGAATATGTTATGTTCTAATTAATGAAAGCTAAGAcattgggttcctttaaatcagagctagataagatatTAATAACTTTAAGCTATTAgctgagttctccccaaatgagcttgatgggccaaatggcctcctctcattagCATTTACATTCTTGTTCCTAACTGCCATCTGAagtggctgccccgcctgccaGCAAATTAATCTGTGTTTAATCCCATTAGTACAGATACACTAATCATGTTTAAACAATATATCTGTGTGACTACTCTGTTTAACTGGTCTTCATCCAAACAATCACTATATATAActgaagaggaagaagaggagagaGCTCACTGGCCAGCTTGTGTCTCCTGTAGATGATGAGCAGAACAAAGCCGATGACGGATAGGCCCACCGCCACGCCAATCAAAACACCCGTCAGCTACCGAAATGAAACAAGGGCACAGGTTTACCACTGCCATAACAGGCACGCTTCTCTGGGTCATGGCAAACTGAAAACGTGGGCAGACAAAGGGAAGGTGAACTTAGTGGATGTCAGGGGGAAATGCTTGAAAGCTCATTGCATCGGCTGCTAACAGCAGCAAAGGTGACCAGGTCACCATAAAGGCGAGTGTCCAGCTGAAGGCCTGGAAGGAAGGGGCTTGGCAGGACCAGCAACGACAGCCTCAGGCGAACAGTCACTCAGCGCACTGATCTCTTCCTCACCACAGAGGTGTGTAGTCCCTCCTCCACAAACCGCTGAAGCCGAGCCTGGATCTCACTGCCGATGGGCAGCATGGCCTGCAAAGCAAAACCAGGCACCTGAGGAGTCCAGCTTTCACGCAGTTAAAACCACGGAAAAACCAGCAGATGCCCGCTGGGATACGTCCCTGCCTGGGGGCTGTATGGGCGGGGTAAGGATTTCTCACTGGGTAAATGCTGCAGGTCTCATCCTCCTGGTCCTCCATCATTCCGCCGTAGACCCAGAGCTAGACTGCGACAGGTAAAGGATGAATTAGCCAGAACTTAGCATTTAAAAGCTGTGTTGCCCATTTAATAGCACTATGGATAAGTGTAACCAAGTTTGTAACACTACGGATAAGTGTAACTATATGTGAAACACCATAGATAAGTGTAACCATACGTGTAGCACCATGGATAAGTTTAACCATACATGTAAAACTATGAACAGTATAAGTGCAACCATACATGTAACATTACGGATAAGTGTAACAATATGTGTAACCCTACGGATAAGTGTAACCAAGCGTGTAAGCATATGGATAAGTGTAACCAAGCGTGTAACACTATGGATAAGTGTAACCAAGCCTGTAACACTACGGATAAGTGTAACCAAGCCTGTAACCCTACGGATAAGTGTAACCAAGCGTGTAACCCTACGGATAAGTGTAACCAAGCGTGTAACCCTACGGATAAGTGTAACCAAGCGTGTAACACTACGGATAAGTGTAACCAAGCCTGTAACACTACGGATAAGTGTAACCAAGCGTGTAACCCTACGGATAAGTGTAACCAAGCGTGTAACCCTACGGATAAGTGTAACCAAGCGTGTAACCCTACGGATAAGTGTAACCAAACGTGTAACCCTACGGATAAGTGTAACCAAGCGTGTAACACTACAGATAAATGCAAGTGCAACTTTCACAGCCTGAATGTCAACGCAAACAAGATTGCCAGCCCCATGGAAGGAAGCCACACAGCCCAGGATACATACATTATTTAGCAATTAATAACACCAGCAAATTAATAAGGATaagtgcagcagcagcagcagccacgcagacctgtactcatagcCAGGCTAAAGAAGTTATTAATTACAAACCAACTTCTTAACTGAAGAATAACAGAAAGGAAACATGGAATGTTAAGAAAAATGCACACGCACAGTCCCTTCGGTGAACTTATGTACGTGTCCTGAGCCGCAGTGTTTCCAGTTATCTGGTCAGTAATGTACACACGACAGAGAATAGGTTACTACAGCGTTACTGCTGTTGAAGTCACACTGTCGCTACGCCTGGCTTGTAAACACATAATTATCGACATTGACACTCTCTGCCTCGtcctgcagacatgctgagctCACTCAGGGGTGAAGTCCAGATCGACACTGTGCCTTAGTGTGTCCAGCTCCCTGTGTCTCTATCAGGGACTGATTAAATACATCAAGCAGCTACTGTCAAATGGATAAAcacaaaagaaacacatgacACACTGGGAAAAGCTGGTACACCCAAGAACAAGGAATGAGTGACATGGAGAGTGATATGCACCACTGGCTGACCTACAGCACCAGTGGGGAAAAGGAGACCCCAAGCCAGGAGGTCACCTCTGGCGGAGCTGTAAGCAGACACCTGCCGCAGCCCACAGTTTTTAGAGAAGTGGCTCTCCGTCTGACCTCTTGTACACTTGGGTCCAGAACACTGCCAGAGTATTGATGTTTATTCATCAACCATAACATGACcaacccccaccacccccgaAAACATCCTTGCCCTAAAGCTGAAATCCAATATGGGCAGGTTTCGCAATCTGATGAAGCTACTTGCTGCCCccatgcgcgcgcacacacacacacacaaactttaatcaagtaaaaaaaaaaaaaaagcagttaaATCACCAAGCGCAGAAATAATAGCGCACAAACTTTAGCGGTAACAAAAAACTTGACAAGGAATCACGAGCGCAAACAGCACGTATACTAAAATGTACTGAGTTAACTGTTTTATACACTCTTCGGTTAAAGTTGTGCGCACTGAATTTTTACACTGAACCTACAATACCAAAGAAAACATACTCAGCTGACCCGGACAGGCCAATTAATTTCACTGCTGAAAAACAAGATGACATTTAAAAGTTACTTACTGACACCCCTGTGGTCACTGTCACTGGGCTGCACGAAACATGCAATCAGTGGCCCTGCTGCTGCACCGCCCCCATATGACGTCATGCGGGCTGCCAAGAAGTACAACCCACTCGATAGTACGCGGCATACCAATTGGCTGCCTCCAGCTCCTCTCGCCCAATCAGCACCATCTTTATTTCACCGTTCACGGATACATTGCTGCAGCTTATGTGGAGCCGCAAAGGTGAGTGTCTTTATCTTTTAAATGTTACTACGAATAATAGAACGTAAACGCGCCCTCTCTGTAtacaaatattatataataaataagttTTCTTGCTGACTATACATCTACTCGGTATGATGCTAATAATTCTTGTTTGTTGCTAAAGATATTGATGGTTTGTGTGTTAAACTATGTAAGACTATAATATTCCCTCTTTCCCATTAATGTGTTTTTGCATACAGTGTAATTTTAAATACTTTAACCCTGATGGAGAGATTATCGGATTTGCAGGTTTGGTCTGGATTGCTGTTTTAAATTGCGATCCCGGTAAAACCTGAACATTTTGAAGCAACACTATTTATCACATGTGAGGAACACAGATGTCGATCCGAAATTATACATGCCGACTTAAACACTGTCTGTGTGCGCCCCATGTTCCCCAATAGGAGCGTAGCTCACAGACGGTAGCATGGGGGTGCTGTCGGCGCTGTGCAGGGGCCTGGCCCGGGGGGCGGACCGCATGGCGGAGTTCACTAGCAAGCGTGGGCCAAACACCTTCTACAAGGGCCGGGGCGCCAGGCCGACGGGCAAGGTGACGGCCAGCCGCAAGTTCGTGCGGATACAGGAGATGGTCCCGGAGTTCGTGGTGCCCAACCTGCA harbors:
- the pnpla7b gene encoding patatin-like phospholipase domain-containing protein 7 isoform X6, encoding MMEDQEDETCSIYPAMLPIGSEIQARLQRFVEEGLHTSVLTGVLIGVAVGLSVIGFVLLIIYRRHKLANQQPNVPHYRFRKRDKMLFYGRKIMRKVQTLSSASPNLSSASRQRLRKRAKVMSIAHQILRIRREPPSLEPKEPPSSLLEADLTEFDVQNSRLPLEVLYMLKNVRVLGHFEKPVFLELCRHMVFVELQESENLFQPGETDDSIYVVQDGRLELCIRENDGTDVVVKEVLPGDSVHSLLSVLDVITGYVAPYKTVSARAASRCTVLRLPVTAFQAVFEKYPDTLIRVIQIIMVRLQRVTFLALHNYLGLTSELFNPESQAVPLVSVATVMGEGSPARAFRRQPAAPGADVSMVCERADAPLEDVPSSPIHRSILKKSINMQHTPASLFHYADTRGQREHIFHHSRINAIFQAAKKDLLNFLQLRDASVLEGRVDLRHVKSGSVLAKQGDQDMSVQFVISGLLHVYQRVIDRDEDTCLFVAHPGEMVGQLAVLTGEPLIFSVRAQRDCSFLSITKANFYHIMRAEPGVVLTMAHSVVQRVSPFVRQIDFALDWMAVEAGRALYRQDDKSNCTFIVLSGRLRSVIMKESGKKELIGEYGRGDLIGVVETLTHQNRATTVHAVRDSELAKFPEGALSSIKRRYPQVVTRLIHLLGQKILGNLQRVSGPLAAHGLALHPPLSQWDTVNPASNLCTVSVLPVSEDVPLAAFSLELQHALGAIGPTLLLTSDIIMQRLGTTALDSAHEYRLSSWLGHQEDIHRIVLYQSDGSLTAWTQRCIRQADCIVIVGLGEQEPMVGELERMLEGSAVRAQKHLVLLHREDGPPPQGTADWLNMRSWISRHLHLSCPRRLFSRRSLPKLREMYQRLSQKPPDQHSDFSRLARVLTGNGIALVFGGGGARGCSHVGVLRALTEAGIPVDMVGGTSVGSLMGALYAEDRSSNRMRLRAREWAMEMTSVFKKVLDLTYPVTSMFSGAAFNSSISSVLKDKQIEDLWIPYFNITTDITASSMRVHTDGSLWRYIRASMSLSGYLPPLCDPKDGHLLMDGGYINNLPADVARSMGSKVVIAVDVGNQDETHLTNYGDSLSGWWLLWKRLNPMAEKVKVLDMAEIQTRLAYVCCVQHLEAMKSSEYCEYIRPPIDRYGTLEFGKFDEIAEVGYQHGKTVFDVWRRSGVVDSMLKDRHQEYHRTKSNHVLTCPNASFTDLAEIVSRIEPVRHAYVEEESDYQTDYDEEAMESALSDMDTSAQLGEITEEETANTDEEMEMR
- the pnpla7b gene encoding patatin-like phospholipase domain-containing protein 7 isoform X2: MMEDQEDETCSIYPAMLPIGSEIQARLQRFVEEGLHTSVLTGVLIGVAVGLSVIGFVLLIIYRRHKLANQQPNVPHYRFRKRDKMLFYGRKIMRKVQTLSSASPNLSSASRQRLRKRAKVMSIAHQILRIRREPPSLEPKEPPSSLLEADLTEFDVQNSRLPLEVLYMLKNVRVLGHFEKPVFLELCRHMVFVELQESENLFQPGETDDSIYVVQDGRLELCIRENDGTDVVVKEVLPGDSVHSLLSVLDVITGYVAPYKTVSARAASRCTVLRLPVTAFQAVFEKYPDTLIRVIQIIMVRLQRVTFLALHNYLGLTSELFNPESQAVPLVSVATVMGEGSPARAFRRQPAAPGADVSMVCERADAPLEDVPSSPIHRSILKKSINMQHTPASLFHYADTRGQREHIFHHSRINAIFQAAKKDLLNFLQLRDASVLEGRVDLRHVKSGSVLAKQGDQDMSVQFVISGLLHVYQRVIDRDEDTCLFVAHPGEMVGQLAVLTGEPLIFSVRAQRDCSFLSITKANFYHIMRAEPGVVLTMAHSVVQRVSPFVRQIDFALDWMAVEAGRALYRQDDKSNCTFIVLSGRLRSVIMKESGKKELIGEYGRGDLIGVVETLTHQNRATTVHAVRDSELAKFPEGALSSIKRRYPQVVTRLIHLLGQKILGNLQRVSGPLAAHGLALHPPLSQWDTVNPASNLCTVSVLPVSEDVPLAAFSLELQHALGAIGPTLLLTSDIIMQRLGTTALDSAHEYRLSSWLGHQEDIHRIVLYQSDGSLTAWTQRCIRQADCIVIVGLGEQEPMVGELERMLEGSAVRAQKHLVLLHREDGPPPQGTADWLNMRSWISRHLHLSCPRRLFSRRSLPKLREMYQRLSQKPPDQHSDFSRLARVLTGNGIALVFGGGGARGCSHVGVLRALTEAGIPVDMVGGTSVGSLMGALYAEDRSSNRMRLRAREWAMEMTSVFKKVLDLTYPVTSMFSGAAFNSSISSVLKDKQIEDLWIPYFNITTDITASSMRVHTDGEPPFPSCLCCCLLPSSWHAQLTPQACPLAGSLWRYIRASMSLSGYLPPLCDPKDGHLLMDGGYINNLPADVARSMGSKVVIAVDVGNQDETHLTNYGDSLSGWWLLWKRLNPMAEKVKVLDMAEIQTRLAYVCCVQHLEAMKSSEYCEYIRPPIDRYGTLEFGKFDEIAEVGYQHGKTVFDVWRRSGVVDSMLKDRHQEYHRTKSNHVLTCPNASFTDLAEIVSRIEPVRHAYVEEESDYQTDYDEEAMESALSDMDTSAQLGEITEEETANTDEEMEMR